In Mongoliitalea daihaiensis, one DNA window encodes the following:
- a CDS encoding GIY-YIG nuclease family protein: MDFYIYILHSAAFDKFYIGHSGNPWRRVEQHNSGIHHKFTSPFRPWRLAAVFKVGEDRGSAMKIEKLIKKQKSRTLIEKLIDPDFVPEKSLAQLVRVPHVRD; this comes from the coding sequence ATGGACTTTTATATCTATATTTTACATTCTGCTGCTTTTGATAAATTCTATATAGGTCACTCCGGAAATCCTTGGAGAAGAGTTGAACAACATAATTCCGGAATACATCACAAGTTTACTTCTCCTTTCAGACCTTGGAGACTTGCAGCTGTTTTTAAAGTTGGAGAAGACAGAGGATCTGCAATGAAAATTGAAAAGCTGATCAAAAAACAAAAATCAAGAACACTCATAGAAAAATTAATAGACCCTGATTTTGTTCCCGAGAAATCACTAGCTCAGTTGGTTAGAGTCCCGCACGTGCGGGATTAA
- a CDS encoding GIY-YIG nuclease family protein produces MDFYIYILHSAAFDKFYIGHSENPWRRVEQHNSGIHHKFTSPFRPWRLAAVFKVGEDRGSAMKIEKLIKKQKSRTLIEKLIDPDFVPENSLAQLVRVPHVRD; encoded by the coding sequence ATGGACTTTTATATCTATATTTTACATTCTGCTGCTTTTGATAAATTCTATATAGGTCACTCCGAAAATCCTTGGAGAAGAGTTGAACAACATAATTCCGGAATACATCACAAGTTTACTTCTCCTTTCAGACCTTGGAGACTTGCAGCTGTTTTTAAAGTTGGAGAAGACAGAGGATCTGCAATGAAAATTGAAAAGCTGATCAAAAAACAAAAATCAAGAACACTCATAGAAAAATTAATAGACCCTGATTTTGTTCCCGAGAACTCCTTAGCTCAGTTGGTTAGAGTCCCGCACGTGCGGGATTAA
- a CDS encoding AsmA family protein, with protein MKKPVKIFLILLSIPVVVLAIGIAVISWKQEALTQQAIQQINQSLNGELVLAQSRISPFSNFPYISIDLQGLKFYGEKDSKEKPMYEVQDLYVGFSVLDILTGNYQVKSIKLKGGFLHLVKNEHGEINLLTAKNISSSDASDEEGLDFSLQSIKLDSFDLSFLDEQNGLMYTTHIKDIQTNVRSVDGLLDLNLVGELSFDLENKGTPTFFVDKAVRLNLDLAYDSERGYLDLSPSSVWLEESLFSASGYVSEILESPQLDLKIEGQKPDFNLFAAFLPKEVAAALNDYQNQGEIFFIGTIRGGITEGEAPAIAIEFGCDNAYFLRADNQRRVEDLRFVGFYTNGSERSLKTSEFRLQNFNAKPDKGFFQADLLIRDFLDPYIKVKINADLDLKFVGDFFELEDFEGLSGQVSLTMDFDELVDLEGSATDFSQMQKSLQSELRLQDLKFAIKGYPYPVENVQAHAIMSDGRVQLNQLKFNIKDSDFSFKGALSDFPALLHQQNKGIEVSLEAQSKAILLGQLLEQEESENLRDVQLKFSFLAQANDLLNFDYLPNGIFKIEDFYAKLDNFPHTFHDFDAEVEIAKDVLLVSKFKGEIDQTDFLLSGQVDNYSKWMKDSLDGQSVIQLNLSSKRLNLNDLLTYNGVNYLPESWKDETVRNLLVAGKIVLDFQNNSFQSADFFLDNLTGLTTLHPLKMENFKGRAHFENDYLLLEDFGGKMGISSFAVNMGYNLKENSNPKKDYFHLRAQALDLDALMGFQGFEEDTNHQEAFNIFQLPFRNMEFKADIEQLNYHTFWLKDVKASLRSQVDHFLYLDTLSLRLAEGSLAVNGYFNGSDPEQIYFFSEMKADKLDLDKLLFKFENFGQDYLINENLHGLVSGTIKSKFLVYPDLTPIVDKSEATMDLTVYQGSLVNFTPLSALSSYFGDRNLNRVRFDTLANTFELKGGILHIPRMNINSSIGFIELSGRQSLDLNMDYFIRVPLAMVTQVGFRSLFGGKNRNEIDPDQEDAIVFRDANKRTRFVNINMTGTPDDYKVALRRDQSPQ; from the coding sequence ATGAAAAAACCAGTAAAAATCTTTTTAATCCTTCTTTCTATTCCTGTGGTGGTGTTGGCAATTGGGATCGCAGTAATCTCTTGGAAGCAAGAAGCCCTGACCCAACAGGCTATTCAGCAAATCAATCAATCGTTGAACGGGGAATTGGTACTTGCTCAATCCAGAATTTCTCCTTTCTCCAATTTCCCATATATCTCCATCGATCTTCAAGGACTTAAATTCTATGGTGAAAAAGATTCAAAAGAAAAACCCATGTATGAAGTGCAGGACCTGTATGTGGGATTTTCAGTATTGGATATTTTGACTGGAAACTATCAGGTGAAAAGTATTAAACTTAAAGGGGGTTTTTTACACCTCGTTAAAAATGAGCATGGAGAAATAAACTTGCTTACGGCAAAAAATATATCCAGCAGTGATGCTAGTGATGAAGAGGGGTTGGACTTTTCCTTACAATCCATCAAGTTAGACTCTTTTGATTTATCGTTTCTGGATGAACAAAATGGTCTCATGTATACAACTCATATCAAAGACATCCAAACAAATGTTCGTTCGGTCGATGGATTGTTGGATTTGAACTTGGTGGGAGAGTTGAGTTTTGATTTAGAAAACAAGGGAACCCCCACTTTTTTCGTGGATAAAGCCGTTCGGCTCAATCTTGATTTAGCCTATGATTCAGAGCGTGGCTATTTAGACCTGAGTCCATCGAGTGTTTGGTTAGAAGAGTCTCTTTTCTCCGCTTCAGGTTATGTGAGTGAAATTTTGGAGTCTCCACAGCTGGATTTAAAAATAGAAGGACAGAAACCTGACTTTAACTTGTTTGCCGCATTTTTACCCAAAGAAGTTGCAGCAGCGTTGAATGATTACCAAAATCAGGGAGAAATTTTCTTCATTGGAACGATTAGAGGGGGCATTACCGAAGGCGAAGCACCAGCTATTGCAATTGAATTTGGCTGTGATAATGCCTATTTCTTGCGAGCAGACAATCAACGGAGAGTGGAGGATTTACGATTTGTTGGTTTTTATACCAATGGATCGGAGCGTTCCTTGAAAACCTCTGAATTCCGTTTGCAGAATTTTAATGCAAAGCCTGATAAAGGATTTTTTCAAGCCGATTTATTGATTCGTGATTTTTTAGATCCCTATATCAAAGTAAAAATCAATGCTGATTTAGACCTAAAATTTGTCGGTGATTTTTTTGAGTTGGAAGATTTTGAAGGCTTAAGTGGACAAGTGTCATTGACTATGGATTTTGATGAGTTGGTAGATTTGGAGGGCTCAGCTACTGATTTTTCCCAAATGCAAAAAAGTTTGCAGTCAGAGCTTCGCTTGCAGGACCTTAAATTTGCAATCAAAGGCTATCCATATCCTGTAGAAAATGTCCAAGCACACGCCATTATGTCGGATGGCAGAGTTCAGCTAAATCAGTTAAAATTCAATATCAAAGATTCAGACTTCAGCTTCAAAGGTGCTTTGTCGGACTTTCCGGCCTTGCTGCATCAGCAGAATAAGGGAATTGAAGTTTCACTCGAAGCTCAATCTAAGGCCATTTTGTTAGGTCAATTATTGGAACAAGAGGAAAGCGAAAATCTAAGAGATGTACAGCTTAAGTTCTCTTTCTTGGCGCAGGCCAATGATTTGCTCAACTTTGACTATCTGCCGAATGGAATATTTAAAATCGAGGATTTCTATGCCAAATTAGATAATTTCCCACATACCTTTCATGATTTTGATGCCGAGGTTGAAATAGCAAAGGATGTTCTCCTCGTAAGTAAATTCAAGGGCGAAATTGATCAGACTGATTTTCTGCTATCTGGCCAAGTAGACAATTATTCCAAGTGGATGAAAGATTCCTTGGACGGGCAGTCCGTGATACAGCTTAATCTTAGCTCCAAAAGACTGAATTTGAATGATTTATTAACTTATAATGGAGTAAATTATCTGCCTGAAAGTTGGAAGGACGAGACTGTCCGGAATTTGTTGGTTGCCGGGAAAATTGTGTTAGACTTTCAAAATAATTCCTTTCAGTCCGCAGATTTTTTCTTGGATAACCTAACAGGATTGACTACCCTCCATCCATTGAAAATGGAAAATTTCAAGGGACGAGCACATTTTGAAAATGATTACTTGCTTTTGGAGGATTTTGGCGGAAAAATGGGTATTTCTTCATTTGCCGTAAACATGGGTTATAATTTGAAAGAAAATAGTAATCCTAAAAAGGACTACTTTCACCTGAGAGCACAAGCGTTGGATTTGGATGCATTGATGGGATTTCAGGGATTTGAAGAGGATACCAATCACCAAGAAGCATTCAATATTTTCCAACTACCCTTCCGCAACATGGAGTTTAAGGCAGATATTGAGCAACTCAATTACCATACATTTTGGTTGAAGGATGTAAAAGCCTCTCTTCGAAGTCAGGTAGATCATTTTTTGTATTTGGACACCTTGAGTTTAAGGTTGGCTGAGGGTTCTCTGGCAGTAAATGGTTACTTTAATGGTTCTGATCCAGAACAAATTTACTTTTTTAGTGAAATGAAGGCAGACAAACTTGATTTGGATAAGCTGTTGTTCAAGTTCGAAAACTTTGGTCAGGACTACTTGATCAACGAAAACCTTCATGGCCTCGTCAGTGGAACCATCAAAAGTAAATTTTTGGTTTATCCTGACTTGACACCGATTGTAGATAAGTCAGAAGCGACAATGGATTTGACCGTATATCAAGGGAGTTTGGTAAATTTCACACCTTTGTCAGCTTTATCGTCTTATTTTGGAGATCGTAATTTAAATCGAGTGCGATTTGATACACTTGCCAATACTTTTGAATTGAAAGGGGGTATTTTGCACATTCCTCGCATGAATATCAATTCTAGTATTGGTTTTATCGAACTTTCGGGGAGACAGAGTTTAGATTTAAACATGGATTATTTTATCCGTGTTCCGTTGGCAATGGTCACCCAAGTTGGCTTCCGCTCACTTTTCGGCGGTAAAAACCGTAATGAAATAGATCCGGATCAAGAAGACGCAATTGTTTTTCGTGACGCGAATAAACGAACCCGCTTTGTCAATATCAATATGACAGGAACTCCCGATGATTATAAAGTTGCTCTTCGCCGGGATCAAAGTCCGCAGTAA
- a CDS encoding AsmA-like C-terminal region-containing protein encodes MRKRILKAFFILPLLILTIFVVGIALVYTKQDILVQRAITLMNEQFEGKLVLEDSHISVFTNFPYISIDLKGLKFYGDREKSALPIYEFEDLYVGFSVSDILSGNYKVKAIKVLSGHIRLVEDAEGRLNLLQAKNLPSSDTESSDAIDFELKKLWIENLQVSFYKTGKDELISVELMEVKTALKSKKEVLDVLLEASLHLAMEKDGKEAFFSDKNLTLNLDFILNQSSKQITFKPSKLKLQESLLRVGGVAAFLEEGLHLDLELEGEKPDFNLIAAFLPKETAEAFKRYQNQGEVFFRGSIRGLVAQGNSPAVAFEFGCDNAFFENTALERRVEDLRFLAFFTNGLDRNLRTSEFRLQNFNAKPERGVFQGNLTVRDFENPYVKVDLLADLDLAFIGEFFQIPDLKGVSGEVLLRMDFDELMDLNLSNASIRQAKESLQSELRIRNLNLTYADFPYPIRDLNVYAKMVNGAFSLDSFSLKLADSDFSMKAQVSDLPAIFHQLDVPVKVNLQANAGLIELGKFLYKQDKDQSEELRKLTLDFELQANAVDLFKFDYLPKGRMQLKTLDVGLKNYPHDFKKFRGVFEIDSQMVAIRSFQGKIDTSDIYLTGKLENYPKWFKSEDHGVSNLKVRFASDYLKIKDLMTYQGVNFLPDAYKEEYFTDLRLDADLRMDKRVGKQNFYLTIAQLQGQTKIHPLKFEAFGGKMSWSDQYLKVDNFGGTMGESSFRVSMGYNLGDSVNKSSIDRPDFLQLRGQKLDLDALMGFESIEKESSHEEAFNIFKLPFRDFKVGVEVDKLLYHGTWLDNIKARLRSSSDSMLYIEQLDFALADGKFGMRGYLNGRNPDKIYFHSTIRVDQIQVDQLLFKMDNMGKDIVLADNLRGKVSGSIESKLLVYPDLTPILDQSEAKINVKIYNGELIDFAPMRAMGSFFADRNMNRIRFDTLQNSFELNGGVMTIPSMQINSSLGFMELSGSQGLDMKMDYLVRVPWSLVTQVGARALFGGRNRDEVDPDQEDAIISRSADRRVRFLNIRMSGTPDDLDVGLARNRRER; translated from the coding sequence ATGCGTAAGCGGATATTAAAAGCCTTCTTCATCCTACCATTATTGATTCTGACCATTTTTGTGGTGGGGATTGCTTTGGTGTACACCAAGCAAGATATTCTTGTGCAACGAGCTATTACGTTGATGAATGAGCAGTTTGAAGGAAAGTTGGTGCTAGAGGACTCACATATTTCGGTCTTTACTAATTTTCCATATATCTCTATTGATTTAAAAGGGCTTAAATTTTATGGAGATCGAGAAAAGTCAGCTTTACCCATTTATGAGTTTGAAGACCTTTATGTAGGCTTTAGTGTTTCAGATATTCTTAGTGGAAATTACAAAGTCAAGGCAATAAAAGTCTTATCCGGACATATCCGGCTAGTAGAAGATGCGGAAGGTAGGCTCAATTTATTACAGGCCAAAAATTTGCCATCCTCCGATACTGAATCAAGTGACGCGATTGATTTTGAATTGAAGAAATTATGGATTGAAAATTTACAGGTTTCATTTTACAAAACAGGGAAAGATGAATTGATTTCCGTGGAACTCATGGAAGTAAAAACTGCGTTAAAATCCAAGAAGGAGGTTTTAGATGTCTTGTTGGAGGCTTCTTTACATCTTGCGATGGAAAAGGATGGAAAAGAGGCCTTTTTTTCAGATAAAAACCTGACATTGAATCTAGATTTTATTCTTAATCAATCATCCAAACAAATTACCTTTAAACCCTCCAAACTCAAACTTCAAGAGTCTCTTCTCAGAGTAGGTGGAGTTGCGGCTTTTCTTGAAGAAGGTTTGCATTTAGATCTGGAGTTAGAAGGTGAAAAACCTGATTTTAATCTCATTGCAGCATTTTTACCTAAGGAAACAGCAGAAGCTTTTAAGCGCTATCAAAATCAAGGAGAGGTGTTTTTTAGAGGTTCGATTCGCGGATTGGTCGCTCAAGGGAATAGTCCAGCTGTGGCTTTTGAGTTTGGTTGTGACAATGCTTTCTTTGAAAATACAGCTTTGGAAAGAAGGGTGGAAGACTTGAGGTTTCTGGCATTCTTTACAAATGGACTGGATCGTAATTTGCGTACTTCGGAGTTTCGTTTGCAAAACTTCAACGCAAAACCTGAAAGAGGTGTTTTTCAAGGTAACCTGACGGTACGTGATTTTGAAAACCCCTATGTGAAAGTAGATTTATTGGCAGATTTAGACTTGGCTTTTATCGGAGAGTTTTTTCAGATTCCAGATCTAAAAGGAGTAAGTGGAGAGGTGCTGCTGCGAATGGATTTTGATGAATTGATGGATTTGAACTTATCCAATGCGAGTATCCGGCAAGCCAAAGAAAGTTTACAGTCTGAATTACGTATTCGAAATTTGAACCTGACCTATGCCGATTTTCCGTATCCTATTCGGGATCTAAATGTCTATGCAAAAATGGTGAATGGTGCATTTTCACTGGATAGCTTTTCTTTGAAATTAGCCGATTCAGATTTTTCCATGAAAGCCCAAGTTTCTGATCTGCCCGCTATTTTCCATCAGCTAGATGTGCCGGTTAAGGTCAATTTACAAGCAAATGCAGGATTGATTGAGCTTGGGAAGTTTTTGTATAAGCAGGATAAGGATCAAAGTGAGGAATTACGTAAACTCACGTTGGATTTTGAGCTTCAAGCAAATGCTGTCGATTTGTTCAAATTTGATTACCTGCCTAAAGGTAGGATGCAGCTGAAGACATTGGATGTTGGTTTGAAAAATTACCCACATGATTTCAAAAAGTTCAGGGGAGTATTCGAAATTGACTCTCAAATGGTAGCCATTAGGAGTTTTCAGGGTAAAATTGATACTTCAGATATCTATCTGACTGGCAAGCTCGAAAATTATCCGAAGTGGTTTAAGTCAGAAGACCATGGAGTAAGTAATTTGAAGGTTCGTTTTGCTTCTGATTATTTGAAAATCAAAGATTTGATGACCTATCAGGGAGTTAATTTTCTACCAGATGCATACAAGGAGGAGTATTTCACTGACTTGCGTTTGGATGCGGACCTTCGCATGGATAAGAGGGTAGGTAAGCAGAATTTTTATTTAACTATAGCCCAACTCCAAGGTCAAACAAAAATTCATCCTCTGAAATTCGAAGCTTTCGGTGGGAAGATGAGTTGGTCTGATCAATATCTGAAAGTGGATAACTTTGGAGGAACCATGGGAGAGTCTAGTTTCCGGGTTAGTATGGGCTATAATTTAGGAGATAGTGTTAACAAATCTTCAATAGATAGACCCGATTTTCTTCAGTTAAGAGGGCAAAAATTAGATTTGGACGCTCTGATGGGTTTTGAGAGTATTGAAAAAGAGTCCAGTCATGAAGAGGCTTTTAATATTTTTAAGCTACCATTCCGTGATTTTAAAGTTGGAGTAGAGGTAGACAAGCTTCTGTATCATGGCACTTGGTTGGATAATATAAAGGCCAGGCTCCGAAGCAGCAGTGATAGTATGCTGTATATAGAGCAATTGGATTTTGCACTTGCCGATGGCAAGTTTGGTATGAGAGGATACCTGAACGGCCGCAATCCGGATAAAATCTACTTCCACAGTACTATTCGAGTAGATCAAATTCAAGTGGATCAGTTGCTCTTCAAAATGGATAATATGGGTAAGGACATCGTGTTGGCCGATAACTTGAGAGGAAAAGTGTCCGGCTCTATTGAAAGTAAATTATTGGTATATCCGGATTTGACACCCATTTTGGATCAATCAGAAGCAAAAATTAATGTCAAAATTTACAATGGAGAGTTGATTGATTTTGCTCCTATGAGAGCCATGGGTTCTTTTTTTGCTGATCGAAATATGAACCGTATCCGCTTTGATACACTTCAAAATAGTTTTGAACTGAATGGAGGAGTGATGACTATTCCATCGATGCAGATCAATTCCAGCCTTGGGTTTATGGAGTTGTCTGGTAGTCAGGGTTTGGATATGAAAATGGACTATTTGGTGCGTGTGCCTTGGAGTTTGGTGACCCAAGTAGGGGCAAGGGCCTTATTTGGAGGAAGAAATCGGGATGAAGTCGACCCTGATCAGGAGGATGCTATCATTAGCCGGAGCGCTGACCGTCGCGTCAGATTTTTAAATATTCGAATGAGCGGGACACCAGATGATTTGGATGTGGGGTTGGCTAGAAATAGAAGGGAGAGATGA